From Drosophila santomea strain STO CAGO 1482 chromosome 2R, Prin_Dsan_1.1, whole genome shotgun sequence:
TCTGGGACATCAGCTAGAAAAACAGTGCTCAATGGGAAAATGTATTCGACAGATGCTTCGAGTAATCGTTTGCTCAAACAAAAGAATTGATACGTTCTAGCCCCCAGACGTTCTTAATTGAGGGCGGGAAATTTATGTTATGCTCcgggaaaatgtggaaaacgAGTTTTCCCTTTGAAGGCCATTAATTTTAATCGAAACGCTAACCGAAACGGAAGCTAATCAAATCTTAAAAGTGACACGTGCCGGTCcacatttaattgatttcaatttgacCACTCAAAGTGCCACAAATTACACGATTTGCCCCTCAAAGTTTTCATAAATTTGCCTTTGGAGAGACACTTCAGACTAATTTGCGACGCATTTCGtaaaaaaacatgaaaaagctacaaaaaaaTCAACCGAGTCAAAAAGGGAAATGACAAAAATCAGGCAGCCCGAAAGGAATTGCcagacaaaaagaaaaagtagaACTTTGGTGAAAAAAGAGCGTTGAAAATTAAGTGGAAATGAATTGCTCGCTTGAATTTCAATGGAGCGTCCGGCACGTTAATGTTTACTCAAGTGGAAATCGAGTCACTCGCGATGAGTCTGCCACTCCCTCGGAGTCCGTTTCCGTTCAAGAAGTTTTCAGGACGACCACGAACCGCCATTGGacgagaaaatggaaaagaggTCCCGAAATGTGGAACTCAAGTCGAGCAAAGACAGCGCAccgaaaagccaaaaagcaggaaaagccaGAAATTGGAAAAGCAGAGGAGCACTTTCTAACTCGCTGCACTGACTCACTGATGGAGCGATGTGTTCGGCGTTTGTCATCTCAATTAGCTTTAGTTGATGTGGGTGGAAATGAGGGGAAACCACCCATTTATCACTATAAAATGATACTCGTATCCAGCAAACAGATCTGTGAGTTTTAGAAGCCGTTTGAAATTTTACTCTGAATTTAATCCTTACAAAAATCTTGCCTTTAATTTTTGAAGAAGTTTGTTTCTCTATATTTAAGCGTATAAAACCATAAGCTTATTTACttgttttatacaaaatatatttccatttATACTCATACTTCTGATGAAGCTTCTAAGAGCAAATATCCCTCAAATGGTTTTGGCCACTCATCACAATATAGAAATCATTTTacattaattttataaatttgtagCAAAGGTTGTTTCTGTCAAGTTTAATCCGTTTGTTGACTTTAAAATTTcatatgaataaaaaaaaacacttctGCTTAATAACTGGCACACAGATTAATTGATCCCAAAGTGCAGCCTGATGATCCTCTTTGCCAACTTTTGCTTACATTTAATAGCCTGTCTAACTTTTGGCTAGACTGAAAATCAGTTCAGTTTATTTCAGCACGGACTATATGTGTTTAAATAATCCCCAGACGAAGTTTAATCCCGATTCACACACAATGACAACGCACACTTGTCAGGGGCATTAAAACCGACGCGTCGGCGGGGATCGGGAATCGGGAATCGGGGATGGTGCTGTAAAATCCCcatatttgttattatttggGGTGGACCATAGCCCATAAGCCATAACCGTATTTAGACGCAAAAATCCACAGAGAATGTGTGCTGGAGTTAGTTTATTACTTCCTTTTTAGTAGCTGCCAATTTCAGGCGACAAACAAGAGGGCATCAATGGCAAAAGTGGGGTGGAGGAAAGAGATGGTGAAAGTGTTGCAGAATGAGATGGCAAGATGGTGAGAAGAGAAAATTAACCCAGCATGGCAATGAACTCCTATTCCGAACCGCACCACTTAAACGAACTGCACTGGTTACGCGCCCAACCACCTTATATTTCACCCCCTCCAAAATCCGCACCTTTCACCACTCTCCCACGCCTCTTTCACCCCACTTTCACCACACTTTCACCGCCCCCTTTTGGACCACGCATTGTCCGGCTTTTATGGCACGTTGTAAACACTGGGCATAAACTTTGCACTAAAGTGTTGTCGTATAAATTGTATTATGGCAGCTCCCCAGTTGGTCATTCCATAAGGTTAGTCGGGGTTACGGGAGGTGCCAGGATGAAAAGTAGGAACAGGGATTGGTGAAGTGGTTATAAttcaggaaaaaaaaacatctaGAAACCGTTAAAGCTTTATACAACCACACTATTAAAAATACGGTTTTCAGTTCATTTCACGTTGTAATTATAGACAGCGAGTTCACAATGTGCATGGAATTATCAAGTTAATATTACACAAAATGTATGTTTTGAGCTAGTTGAAGTCACTCCTAGATAATATTATGCGTTTgttaacatatttaaaatttttattcaaGGCGATTCAATCGCGGGGATTTAGGCACTTGACTAGGTTATTCCCccaaaaaagtaaatttaaataaatttgttgttttaagAAGGATATTAATCAGCGTTGACTTTGCATTGgttttaattacaattgcTGTGGCCAACTCTTGTTAAACTTTCCTCGACAAAGAAAGAAGGCGAAGTCAGTGGAGAAAATAGAGGAGACGGAAGAAAATCAGCCCGGGGCTTCTGTTTGACTACCAAAAAGCCGTTGAAGTGCAGGCATCTGCTGCAAGGATTCTGACTGCAAATCTGGCCGGAGATAGTTCGTCAGTTAACCAACCATTTCCCCGTTATTGGTCGAATCTTTGTGCCGTGGTAAGTAAATTGCATTTCCACGCCCAGTTGCAGCGTATTTGAGTCCACATTTTCAGTTCCAGCATTTCAGTGTTTTGCTCACAATTTCCTCGTCTTCATGATGTTACTCTCCTTACCTTTATCTATGCTAACTCTTGGTCTTTGTAACGTGTTTCGGTTTCAACTTAATTCAGTGCCGAATTATGAATTTAGGAAATTCAAgccatttaaaaattattagtGCAAGCTTAACACAAATACattctttaataaaatattataatattcaTTAATATGAAGGGCATCTAAAGTGTCGACCCACAGGCTTTTGCAAACTGTTATTGAATCTCCTTTTCAAGACTATTATTTCCAACATTGAGGGGTGAATGGGGTTTTTAAAGAGATACGCGAGTGCATCTCAACATCCAAGCCCAACACTCCATCTcgtttggtttgcttttcgGCCGCTAGCCATTTTGCTTCTAAACTCATTTGCATGATTTTTCATTTCAGACAGACCCGTAACTTTGGGCCATTCATTCCGACCACATTCCTTCCTGAGTGTTTCATTACATGGACCAACAAATGGGCATTCGAGATGAGCATCGAAGGCATCTACTGCTGCTTTCCTCTTTGCCAATACCAATCAACTTGACGATTTTAATTTTGATGGCAAATGGATAACAGTAAATGGAGAGGTCAAGTCCATCGGATAACAGCTTTCGATTATCGAAATAATGGATGCAAGTACTAATAGTGTTAAGAAGAATTTCCATGAAAACATCAAAACGTGCTGACAAATTAAGACATCTTTAACATTAAGAGGGCTAGCTTCGACATGCCGGAGCTTATATACCCTTATCGGAATGCCGAATAATAACACtttttatacctgttactcgtagagtaaaagggaatactagattcgttgaaaagtatgtaacaggcagaaggaagcgtttccgaccatataaagtatatatattcttaatcaggatcaacagccgagtcgatctggccatgtccgtctgtccgtccgtccgtatgaacgctgagatctcaggaactacaaaagctagaaagtgagattaggcatacagactccagagacatagaaaCAGCGCAAGCTTGTCagttcatgttgccacgcccactctaacgcccacaaaccgccaaaaactgtcagtgttgaagactctccttcgcacttccactagctgagtaacgggtatcagatagtcggggaactcgactatagcgttctctcttgtttttttttaattttccgaTTGCTCTTGCAGtctatgcataaaaattggtgtatattaatttataacactttataaataaaaaaaacaagggTCAAAGGGTTACTAAACTAATGGGAATGCTAGgcagaaattttaaaatttggtTGGCATATCGATCGAAATCTTCAGAAAgaaacttcataaaatttggACATGGTTATATCGACCTGGCCAGTAATCTAGATcgaataaatatactttacTGGTTTGGAAACGCTTTCTGTTAAATACTGCTCAAAGAATCCAGTTCacctttttactctacaagtTACGTATATACACATAcgtatatacacatatttatttgataagATGAAATTCACTAAAAATTACACACgttaaatgcattaaaaacaCTTTCTTCCAATGATAAACGATATAATTAGTTTACCTGTGtgcattttcttatattttgtGTAAGTCATATAATCGTTACCccagcaaaaaaatatttccaatattttaattagccGACAATGTAACTTTCCATAACAAAAAGAGGGCAATTTCGTGATGGAACCCTTGCCTGCGTCATAAATCATAGTTAACGTTTTATATTGTTGCGCGATGATTCGCTTTTCGTTTGGtcatgttttccttttttcttgcTGCCATTTTCCTATTCATTTTTGCAGCGCCCACGGCGACTGTCAGGTTTGAAGGCCGCGATAGCAGAAAATGGTTGGAAGGGGGGGTTTCCTAAAAGGGAAGAAGTGCGGCGTCAACAAATTGGCCGCATTTCCTTTCGCAGAAAGTTTGCCTGGACCTTGGCGGATGGCGATGACTCTATTTTGaggaataaatatatattttatttaaaagaattCCTTGAGAAATTggtaagaaaataaaaacaatatgaaATGAATCCAATTTTACTTTCGGAAACATTTAAAATCTTCTAAATTAAATAGGAACTAGCTCAAAGATTATAGTACAATTTTGGTTTCTTAGGTAATCTTAGCTATATTAGGGTATATAATTAAGTGTTATCGCTGTAAAAAATTAACCCTTTTTGACCTGCATacctttaaaaatacatacatacttttaaTTCCGCAAAGTTGTATTTTAAACTGTTGTTTATATGTAATTTATTGCTCTTTTCGTATCTCCACTTATTCTGAAGTAATTTTCTTAAAGTGCAGTGTGCATATTCCCTTGCATCTGCAGCTTGCCTGCAAtttaggttttatttttttttgcgcgtATTTTTGGTTCAATTTTTTTGCCTTTACTGCATTTGACATTTGGTGACTTCTGCTTGTGCGCGTGTAATTTATGTGAGTTTTGCGCCATGAAGTTTGCTTCGGTTCGAGGACAAAACGCGAAAGTGTATGAGGCGGGTGAAAAGACAGTAGAGTAACTCGCAGAAACTACCATGAAGTTTATGTAAAAGGACAGCAGACTTTGGTGGGTAGGTGAAACTTTGTCGCATAAGTTTTGCTGCCTCACATAAGTGGGTAAGTCTCTGACCGTCTCTTTCTGGGCGACTATCCACCTCTTTGTTTGTCGCACAATCAGCTCAGTGTTTGTTTGCAGTTGTCTTGTTCggcttgttgtttgtttgtgtcttcgtttgttgctgctcttgtCGCTGCCTTCATGTTTGCTCCTTGGACAAACAAATTCAGGGAAAGGGGCCAACGGGCCAAAGGAATGAAACTCGTGTAATTCATATTCATTAGCTGCCCCATTGTGTCATTGTCATGAAATTGTAATAGTACAGAGAAGTGGCTGATAATTAGCTTGGTTGTGCAGTTCCAAAGGAGATCGTGTAGAATGTgtgtaaaaatattacaaaataaaatgaatatgaatTCAGAGTTATTTTATTCGCTGCCGCCTATACCAACTTTTTACACTGTTTAAAGATAACGTcaattaaacttttttggctgaagctaattaatttactttttgcAATATAGTTCATTGATCATTAGCTCATCAAATGCTGTTGGTTCCCGTGATGTTGTTTACaccattttaattgaatttcagcTTAACTTGACATGGTAACCATGTAAAAACAGCTATTTAGGTAAACTTATCAATGTTGTCGAAATTAGCACATGGGAGATACTAAGTCCACTACGTACACGAGAAAGGAAATAAAAAGTTCGTTTTTTTCTCATAAATACCTCGTATTTTAATTACCTATATCATAATGTAAAACCAgaacaaaactaaaaacgttaatcttttttttaattaaagcacattttttaaagtttCTTTATATTTTGAGTTGGGAGACTCTCTCTTGAGTTGGCCCCTCTCAGTTGAAGTCAAATTGAATTCCAAACAAACTTGATAGCCAAATGAAAAACACTTTCTGCAATGTGTAGAGTATAATAATCAGGCTAACACACTCGAAGGGGAAAGGGGTGGGCTAGGGGAGGATTTTGGTATAGAGATGCCAACTTTATTTAACTGTTTGCCAAGCTGTCAAGCTCTAGCTAACTGccagctcacacacacacactcgcaggcAGGCAAACACAACCGGATTGCAGGTGATCCAGGTATTGGTTTGGTCTTGGATGCGAGTCCTTTGGAGGGTGGTGCAGTAGGTGGTGCAGTAGGGCGGAGCAGTGGGTGGCTCAAAAGGGAATCGCGGTACATTTGCGCTCAACGTGTTTGCCTTTTGGAACGTTTCACGCTTCGATTGCAACGCAGGCAAAGGTAGTAAGTTGGATCGGAAAAGGGGTAGAGGGAATACTCATTTTAATCTTTCTGAAAAAATGGTATGTACACTACTATAACGACTATATATTTCCCCGCTATGCACTTTTCTAGGCTGTCTTAGTTTGTAGTTTTCGGTTATTTAGTAAGGTTCAATATGGAATTTCGAAGAATCACTATTTAAAAGAGTTTACTCTCAagtgtaaatgtaaataatttatcGTCCGTAGGCTAAGCTAcatttaagaaattaaatgtttcgcAACTTGTTAATTTCACAAGTTGTGCATACCTTACATGCCACAATTGTACAGGTCCAAAGACCTGAACTGCAAAACCAACATTCAAACGCACACTGAGTGGGAGAAAAAGAGATAGGCACTGGGCTGTGTgtggaaatgcaaaaattaaattttaaatatttataaagtaCTGCCTGTTGAGGGGGGGTGTTGGGAGATGGAGACCGAAATGAATGAAGAGGGAGGTGTGGTAGGCCAATAAAAGGAATTTGCAATTGGTCTGATTGGCTTTTAATCGCAGCAGAcagtttttaataaatatgcataacCGTTTGCGCTTCCAATTGGAACACAGTGGTAGATCCCATCGATGGACGGGTAAAGGATCGTGTCATCTTTCGGGGAGATGTGAGAATGCGACAAGGGATTAAGTGTTATCTTCCAAAAGAACTGAGAGTAAAAGATAATTATTAATGGCTTGTAACTCAAAAATATGTGAGAAAGTTTAAAAGTAGTAAGAACttaaagataaatatttttcacgCATTTAATCGctataaaaaactttaaataaaataatccATTTGCTAATGCAAAAATCTTTATGTTTTAAGTCCCCTGTAGTTCCACGATTGACTGTACAGTTACAGTTAAGGAAAAAAGGCGAAAGACGGCTTGCCTCTTCATAGTCCACTGTATGCCAAATGTGTGGGGTGTTTCGATGCAACGTCTTGCGGAAACGGATGTTGCATTGCATAGCGGAAGACAAGAGCCGAGAGAGTCGAggaaaatttatgattttgCCATAAAATCCTGTTGATATGTGGAAGCAAGGAAGGCTTCTCGGCCCCGTTCGATTTTCTCACCTCACAGCTGTTACTTATGCGCATATGTATGGGGCGCGTTGCACGTAGAATTTGCACAGACACAGCTTCGGATGCGGATACTGAGATACTCAGATACCCAGATACGCAGCCACTcaaacacagatacacagTTGCGGATACGCAATGCTCACATCCTGCTGGCACTGCACATTGTTGCGATTGATGCACATAAGAAATGCAATCGGGCCAACTGCAATTTCGTAAATCGAAGGAAAAATTTCCTAGCCGCATCAACATCGCATTTCGTCTCCGGCAGAGAGGCAATCAAACATGGCAGGAAAACTGCAGCTGGAAAACAGTTGTTGACTGTTTGCCGGCATCGCCTATATCTCCATCACCGTGATGTTGATGATCATCATCGTCTTCACCTCGCAACAGTGCACATCATCGGAACGTCATCATCGCATGGAGGACCAAGTGGAGAAGAGCAATGAGGACATCTCCTCGTCATCGTCACTTTTATACTGCTGTTTTGTCGCATCCACTGAGCTTATAAGCATCCGCTCGTCATATGCGTGCAAGCGTATCAGGGGATctacacagcgagaaaacTAGGTGATCATGCAGTTAATGATCGGTACATTTCTAATTATATAATCCCTATTTCAAATAACACCAAATATACGGAAGCGGACTATATTTCCTTTCCAATTAAAAAGCGCTTacctaaaatatataataatgtaGCTTATAGTTTCAAGCCTCTTATATGTTTACCCACTTTTTCTCACAGTGCCTGGGCTCGTATCTGAACGTACTATGGCAAAGGCTTGTTTATTTGCTGGCAAAATTGTGAAATAATGTGCTGCAATCAATTCCCAATACGGTGCTCCGTGACCTCTAGCCCCTCTTCATATGCGGCAGTCCCTCACTTTTCCCTTTGGAAAAGCcggggaaagcgggaaaaacgGTGTGCAGTGAAGTGTTTTGAAGTGGCAGCTGCCACAGAgccaactgcaactgccacaaCTGCATTGGTTGCCCCACGCCTCTTATCATCACTTGATTTACCGCCCCCactttcccatttcccacgTTTTCTTCCGTATCGGAGGTAACATGTTTGTGATGAATATGTTTACATCAATAACAAAAACTCCACTATGGCGCATCAATAATGAAGCCTTGCTCTGACTCCGCTTAACGAAATCCCCATTCGCTCCATCCACCGAGCAGGCAAACCCCCTTTTGAACACGTCAAAATGAGTTTACTTTGTGGTTTCGATGGCTGCGATTGGAAACTGCTCCCGCGGAGTATGCAGTATCGAGTTTGGAGTACCGAGTACATTCATccacacacaaatacatagAGTTCTTGACGTCCTCAACAGAAAAACAAcagtggcaatggcaataGGGATTACGTTGGGATTGCAGCAGGAAAACCACTTGATATTTTGAAAGTGAATACGTCCACAGTCTGTTCATAGATTTGGTATTAGCGGAGATTAGGGGTTGCTTAGTGCTGGATGCGGAGACATGGAATCCATTTCTAATTAATAAACATGTGTGGTTAATTTCACCATAGAATAATGCTAGGAAAACATTGAGCAAGAAGCCCTACCAAGCAGGACTTAAACagcaaatgtaaaatgtaaatgtaaatgcaagagaatgcattttaaagagaatataaaaaaagtaaTGAGCAATTTAAACCAGGCGTGCTTTCCTAGCAACAAACTCGAACTGGTTTAAACTAAATATATGGCAACACATAGGCAACAGATAGtcatattatataatatttaaacttaaatctGTGTTTGATAAATTCCTACAATAATATTCCTAGAAAAGGAGCCCTCGACATTAAGCTTTACTAACAAAACAACGTATCTTGTCAGTTAAATATTACAAGCCATATAGGACACACACGCTTACACCAATATATTTTAGTCCGGCAATTAGTTCTAGCCCTTTCGAAGATCAAAACAAGAATGGACGGGGACCAAGTGAGGGGCATCCTAAAGTCGGGGAACAATAGTGCGCAATTTAGCCTCAAGGCGGCCAAATTCGATGAGGTCAACATACTGGCCACGTTCCACCCAGTTGGAAAGGACTACGGCCACATGATCATCGACGAACCGAAGACCCCCTTCGTCTTTGAGGACGATTTGCCAAAAGAGTTGGATACAACTGCCCTGATCGAAAAGCTGCGACTGACTTCAAAGTCTGAAATGCCGGCATTTGGCATCGAAGGAGACTCGGAGGAATCCTCGGCGGACGAAGACTATCCCGAGTCTGTGGAGGAAAAAGTGCGAAGGATGGAGTTTGAGAGGCGTCGTAAATTGCACTACAAGGAGTTCTATTCGGTGCCACTGGCTCGACGTCTTATAGTCGAGGAGTTTGCCGATTTGACCAGTGCGGAGAGTAGTATTCACTGCGAAAGAGTAGGGGAGTCTTGTGAGGCGTGCAGTGAAAGTAATCAAACAATCGACGGCGAAGGGAGCAACTTGACAAAAACCAAATCCTCATATTCTGTCAGTCAATCCGATGAAAGGTTATCAGATCATTCTGAGCCCGAGCCAGGTTTCTCCCCCAGCCATCATTGCTACCAAAAACTGAAGGCCGAGCTCTTCAGCAAACAAGAGCCCGAGGAATTGGCCTCTTTAACTCACTTGCATCGCCTGCCATCGGTCGTCGACGATGAACCAAGCCGCGAGCCTCGGGTCCCATACCCTTCTGTCATGCCGTTTCAAAGAAATACCCTACAGGACAACGAGACTTCACGAAAAACATCGACCGAAAAGTCGGCTCCTGCTCGTATATGTAAATCCAACCCCGATAAGCGTGGTGGAACTTCTAAGAAAGAGACCCGCTAAATCATTCCATCATTTACACCACGTAGAGGTCttcaaaattttaaagtttatttgaACAATCTTGTACACAGAAAATGATTTGGGATTAAAACTATTGTGagctttataaatatttaaatttcaagttAACAGAATGTATCTAACCCCGTCACTTGTAAGTAAAGTAAACGGGTATAGTAGATTGGTTGAAGTGTGTAACTGGTAGATGGAAGCGTTTCCAATCATATGTCACCGTTCGTCGGTTTgtgcgtctgtccgtccgtatgaacgtctTTGTATTCCCGTTATTAGCTCTAGTTAGTAGCTAgctaaaaattattaaaattagaAGGAACTGTTTCTGATTCTATAAAGGAAATGCATTATTAATCAGTATCAATAGCCGTGTCGATCtgtccatgtccgtctgtccgcaTAAACGCTTCGATACCAGAAACTAAAAAAGCTAGATTGGAATGCCGTTTTCAGAGaaagacgcagcgcaagttaATTTCCTGATGttgacacgcccactccaaACCAGACATTTGagatttttaaaagttttttttatttcttctcccaatttctatcgatatataccatatattttgcaatttcttgttcgcacttccactagccgagtaaatgatttattttctttctattataaaagaaaacatattaaaaatgcGGCCtaatagtttaaaaaataagaaCTTTTCTCAGAATTTCCCTTTGCAAACTACAGGATAAGGTTTTGTAATTACTTCATCACAAAAAGTGTCTCTAATAATTTTCGGTCATTCCAGTCCTAACTGTGCCCTGTCTAAGCTGATTAGAAAATTTTAGGAAAATTCCAAATATCATTGGGAAGGCTAATTGCTAGGATGCTGATATGATTAGCCCAATAACCTTCAGTTGCTCCATCTATTATTACTTTGCCACCGAAGTTTCACTGGTGTaaggaatatttaattacacaaTGCCCTGACGGTAATCACCATTCGGCCAAATCCAGATACAAGTTTGTCCAATAActtattttggcattttgctTCGTGATTGAAAATTCCTTTTGACAGTCCAGGCAGCCGAAGAGTTTTCCTTCCGGCCAATTGCTTTTATTCTGATTTTATCCTCTGGTCATTCTAGTTGTGAAGAAAACTGATTTCTGGTCTTTAAGATAATTCCTCGAATATTACAACTGCAAAAGCACTTGaaataattatgcaaaatgcTTAATTTAGCCATTAAATGCCGTAGCAGTtcagttttattattattaagctTTGGTCTAATCGTTTCGCAAATGAAAGGACAACACAAAACCGGATGGTGGTTGTGTGAAGTGTCATGAATATTTATAGGGG
This genomic window contains:
- the LOC120446818 gene encoding protein phosphatase inhibitor 2, translating into MDGDQVRGILKSGNNSAQFSLKAAKFDEVNILATFHPVGKDYGHMIIDEPKTPFVFEDDLPKELDTTALIEKLRLTSKSEMPAFGIEGDSEESSADEDYPESVEEKVRRMEFERRRKLHYKEFYSVPLARRLIVEEFADLTSAESSIHCERVGESCEACSESNQTIDGEGSNLTKTKSSYSVSQSDERLSDHSEPEPGFSPSHHCYQKLKAELFSKQEPEELASLTHLHRLPSVVDDEPSREPRVPYPSVMPFQRNTLQDNETSRKTSTEKSAPARICKSNPDKRGGTSKKETR